A stretch of [Clostridium] scindens DNA encodes these proteins:
- the allB gene encoding allantoinase AllB encodes MYDLAIKRGCVITPDGKQQLDIGIRNGRIAGLSLPGMLGEAKDTLEVPGRYIFPGGIDVHVHMDDLGAEEMEDWRHGSLAAAEGGITTVADMPIDNVPATVNGDTLRMKLERIEGNSYTDYMAWGGLATDNLASIPDMLKEGAAGLKAFLCDSGAKDFAQVTDPILLEAMRMAAAEDFPIIIHAENEAINQYYTKKYKGSSRWEHLGRMRPEVSEMEAVAKCALFARLTGARVHIAHISSAKSIPIIQEARRQGARLTCETCPHYLMFSQEDYIEKGALLKCAPPIRDEENKAALWKELEGGNIDIISSDHSPSTYKSEADGPDDAWAGISGIQCTLLVLYSEGYCKGRISLERIAQIFSYKPAGLMGIDKRKGSIALGKDADLAILDPTKKTVFGEAQMKTKVKSSVYKNSCFQGAVERTYLRGVMVKEPAPQGCYICR; translated from the coding sequence ATGTATGATTTGGCGATTAAGAGAGGCTGCGTTATTACCCCGGATGGAAAACAGCAGCTGGATATAGGCATCAGAAATGGAAGGATAGCAGGCCTATCCCTGCCGGGAATGCTTGGAGAAGCAAAAGATACATTAGAGGTTCCGGGACGGTATATCTTTCCTGGAGGAATAGATGTGCATGTCCATATGGACGATCTGGGCGCGGAAGAGATGGAAGACTGGCGGCATGGATCTCTGGCGGCAGCGGAAGGAGGAATCACTACAGTGGCAGACATGCCAATAGATAATGTACCTGCTACCGTAAACGGAGATACCCTGCGGATGAAGCTTGAGAGAATCGAGGGAAATTCCTATACCGATTATATGGCGTGGGGCGGCCTTGCCACAGATAATCTGGCTTCCATCCCGGATATGCTAAAGGAAGGCGCGGCAGGGCTTAAGGCATTCCTGTGCGACAGCGGGGCCAAAGATTTTGCGCAGGTCACGGATCCAATCCTGCTGGAGGCCATGCGCATGGCTGCAGCGGAAGACTTTCCCATTATCATCCATGCGGAAAATGAAGCGATAAACCAATACTATACGAAGAAATATAAGGGGAGCAGCAGGTGGGAGCATCTTGGCAGGATGCGCCCAGAGGTAAGCGAGATGGAGGCAGTGGCAAAATGTGCCCTATTTGCCCGGCTTACAGGAGCCAGAGTGCATATAGCCCATATAAGCAGCGCCAAGAGCATCCCGATCATCCAGGAGGCAAGAAGGCAGGGAGCAAGGCTGACCTGCGAAACCTGTCCGCATTATCTGATGTTTTCACAGGAAGATTATATAGAAAAGGGAGCACTGTTAAAGTGCGCGCCGCCAATCCGGGATGAGGAGAACAAGGCTGCGTTATGGAAGGAACTGGAAGGCGGCAATATTGATATTATTTCTTCTGACCATTCTCCCAGCACGTATAAGTCTGAGGCAGATGGACCCGATGACGCGTGGGCAGGCATATCCGGAATCCAGTGCACTCTGCTGGTACTATATTCCGAAGGGTACTGCAAAGGAAGGATCAGCCTGGAGCGTATTGCGCAGATATTTTCGTATAAGCCGGCCGGCTTAATGGGAATTGATAAAAGGAAAGGAAGCATTGCGCTGGGAAAGGATGCCGACCTGGCAATACTGGATCCTACAAAAAAGACGGTCTTTGGAGAAGCGCAGATGAAAACGAAAGTAAAGAGTAGCGTGTATAAAAATTCCTGTTTTCAGGGAGCCGTAGAAAGGACATATCTACGAGGCGTGATGGTAAAAGAGCCGGCGCCGCAAGGATGCTATATTTGCAGGTGA
- a CDS encoding amidohydrolase family protein, which translates to MKILLKNAKILTFNDEDEILEHADLLIEGRKIAKIGKGLEEKADKVIDCTGKLVMPGLVNSHLHSDENMFRGLFDNMPLEPWMLYSCPPLQYGPFAPRLIYLRTMIGAMEMVKKGITCVQDDVSECPKATVEGYDQVFQAYKDVGLKGNIAVNMGDRKFMDKLPYTRECIPAKYHELLSSHPDPEEMIEIYEEVIRRWDRKDGMKVVFSTSAPQRCTDEYLMRGLKIAEKYDLPMHTHILETRMQRATGPEFYGKSIVKHIRDLGFLTDRLTIIHGVWMDEEDMRMIGEAGASVAHNPVSNLKLGSGIMPLRKMVRNKVNVVLGTDGMSSNDGYSIFETVKFAALLQKVMDADYKTWLDAKSILKMAIRTPARSLRRADEIGSLEAGKDADINIINLKSEAFTPLNDIYKHLAYCEDGSDVETVIAAGRILMEDRKLLHVDEEALIEELQDMTRDFKERYIGTVKANDVLMPYVDDIYSKCISQYEDCTCNLFV; encoded by the coding sequence ATGAAGATATTGCTGAAAAACGCAAAAATACTGACATTTAATGATGAAGATGAAATACTGGAACATGCCGATCTACTTATCGAAGGGCGAAAGATAGCGAAAATAGGAAAGGGGCTTGAAGAGAAGGCTGACAAGGTGATCGACTGCACTGGCAAGCTGGTGATGCCAGGCCTGGTCAATTCTCATCTACATTCAGATGAGAATATGTTCCGGGGCCTGTTTGACAACATGCCTCTTGAGCCATGGATGCTGTACAGCTGCCCGCCGCTTCAGTACGGGCCGTTTGCGCCCCGCCTCATATACCTTCGCACCATGATCGGAGCAATGGAGATGGTGAAGAAGGGGATCACATGCGTGCAGGATGACGTATCAGAATGCCCCAAGGCAACGGTGGAAGGATACGACCAGGTATTTCAGGCCTATAAGGATGTTGGATTAAAGGGCAATATCGCGGTCAACATGGGAGACCGGAAGTTTATGGATAAGCTTCCATATACAAGGGAATGCATCCCCGCTAAATATCATGAACTGCTGTCATCCCACCCGGATCCGGAGGAGATGATCGAGATCTATGAAGAAGTTATCCGAAGATGGGACAGGAAAGATGGGATGAAGGTAGTCTTCTCTACATCAGCCCCCCAGCGGTGTACGGACGAGTACCTTATGAGAGGACTTAAAATAGCCGAAAAGTACGATCTGCCGATGCATACGCATATCCTGGAAACCAGGATGCAGCGCGCTACGGGCCCGGAATTCTACGGCAAGTCTATCGTAAAGCACATCCGGGATCTGGGATTTCTGACGGATCGCCTGACCATTATACATGGAGTATGGATGGATGAGGAGGATATGCGGATGATCGGAGAGGCGGGCGCTTCCGTGGCCCACAATCCGGTCAGCAATCTGAAACTCGGCAGCGGAATCATGCCGCTTCGCAAGATGGTACGAAATAAGGTGAATGTAGTGCTGGGAACAGACGGCATGAGCAGCAATGACGGCTACAGCATATTCGAGACGGTAAAATTCGCTGCTCTGCTGCAGAAGGTAATGGACGCGGATTATAAGACCTGGCTGGATGCCAAGTCTATATTGAAGATGGCAATCCGTACGCCTGCCCGCAGCTTGAGAAGGGCGGACGAGATTGGAAGCCTGGAGGCGGGAAAAGATGCAGATATCAATATTATCAACTTGAAGTCGGAGGCATTTACCCCTCTGAATGATATCTATAAGCACCTGGCTTACTGCGAAGATGGAAGCGATGTGGAAACCGTGATCGCAGCGGGCAGGATTCTGATGGAGGACAGGAAGCTCCTGCATGTAGATGAAGAGGCGCTGATAGAGGAACTGCAGGATATGACAAGGGACTTCAAGGAGAGGTACATAGGCACGGTCAAGGCCAATGACGTTCTGATGCCGTACGTTGACGATATATATAGCAAGTGCATCAGCCAGTATGAAGACTGCACTTGCAACCTGTTTGTCTGA
- a CDS encoding PucR family transcriptional regulator, producing MKTSLEWLITASGLKNIKCVACDDLPNARFDGVSVLDNPDAIRWVKQDELVITSGYFLVDDAQAQKRIIHELKEAGCAGLGVKIRDYLQELPEIMVSEAAKAGLPLLELPFYYSLSEVCQAIYNHIYDLSYRSRVREQKLIEDISDIFFSKRGTMEIVYRIAEFLKRTVILMDSDYKCVYAAKRMNDKKLCIKDSEIKRLHSSQTNESVFLFPDQTQRKGYTVTIPGAESNALLLVLEDVGDLDKEEKFIIERCIKILSMALEQARSRQEDRYEFEDSYHKDLYEYLNGLRQFDDGELKNILREIEMPFEKKRVMVLLQIRTGFDYNTDYRGIIDGCIRNCRELRNFEPYILSRDRKFIIYLFAGQAKSNPFICNAAKKLAETIIRKMNALKEGMDVLAGIGKSSQDFAGIRRSYQEAEKAIDIGEKLGLKEKIFAYNQLEFYDYLLQYPVKTKGRCCDNIQYLQEYDKENNTELARTLLGFLEYKFNVSETAKALYIHRNTLINRLGKIKELLYNDLETMDDLMPLCMEAYAYKLFS from the coding sequence ATGAAAACTAGTTTAGAATGGCTAATAACAGCCAGCGGGTTGAAAAATATAAAATGTGTTGCTTGCGATGATCTGCCAAACGCCCGGTTTGATGGCGTAAGCGTGCTGGATAATCCGGATGCCATTCGGTGGGTAAAGCAGGATGAACTGGTGATTACATCCGGCTATTTTCTTGTGGATGACGCGCAGGCTCAGAAGAGAATCATCCATGAATTAAAAGAAGCCGGCTGTGCCGGGCTGGGAGTCAAGATCAGGGACTATCTGCAGGAACTCCCGGAGATCATGGTCAGCGAGGCCGCAAAGGCGGGGCTTCCGCTTCTTGAACTGCCATTTTATTATTCTCTATCCGAGGTCTGCCAGGCAATCTATAACCACATCTATGATCTGAGTTACAGAAGCAGGGTGAGAGAGCAGAAATTAATAGAAGACATATCAGATATCTTCTTTTCCAAGCGGGGAACGATGGAAATTGTCTACCGGATCGCGGAATTCCTGAAACGAACGGTCATCCTTATGGACAGCGATTATAAGTGCGTATATGCGGCCAAAAGGATGAATGACAAGAAACTGTGCATCAAGGACAGCGAGATAAAACGGCTGCACTCCTCGCAGACCAATGAAAGCGTCTTCCTATTCCCTGACCAGACCCAGAGAAAAGGATATACGGTTACCATTCCCGGGGCAGAATCCAACGCGCTCCTGCTTGTGCTGGAAGATGTGGGGGATCTGGATAAGGAAGAAAAGTTCATTATCGAACGCTGCATCAAGATCTTAAGCATGGCGCTGGAGCAGGCCAGATCAAGGCAGGAGGACAGATATGAATTTGAGGATTCGTACCACAAAGATCTATATGAATATCTGAATGGGCTGCGTCAGTTCGACGACGGGGAATTAAAGAATATACTGCGGGAGATAGAAATGCCTTTTGAGAAGAAGCGGGTCATGGTGCTTCTGCAGATACGGACAGGATTCGACTACAATACTGACTACAGGGGGATTATAGACGGATGCATCCGCAATTGCAGAGAACTTCGCAACTTCGAGCCTTATATCTTAAGCCGCGACCGCAAGTTCATCATCTATCTTTTCGCAGGCCAGGCAAAAAGCAATCCCTTTATATGTAACGCGGCGAAAAAACTGGCAGAAACAATCATACGGAAGATGAACGCCCTGAAAGAAGGGATGGATGTGCTGGCAGGCATAGGAAAAAGCAGCCAGGACTTTGCAGGAATAAGAAGGTCCTATCAAGAGGCGGAGAAAGCGATCGATATCGGAGAAAAACTGGGGCTGAAAGAGAAGATCTTTGCTTATAACCAATTAGAATTCTATGATTATCTGCTTCAGTATCCGGTAAAGACGAAAGGGCGATGCTGTGATAATATACAGTACCTGCAGGAATACGACAAGGAGAATAATACAGAGCTTGCGCGGACATTGCTGGGCTTTCTTGAGTATAAGTTCAATGTCAGCGAGACTGCCAAAGCGTTGTATATCCACAGGAACACGCTGATCAACCGATTGGGGAAGATCAAGGAACTGCTATATAATGACCTGGAGACGATGGATGATCTGATGCCTCTTTGCATGGAGGCCTATGCATATAAATTATTTTCGTAG
- a CDS encoding amidohydrolase family protein, producing the protein MIVDFHTYVGESMLGQESTEEDILKNMEENQVDVSVICPVKTIDPFFERQNEYISDLQRKHSGKLKGFCRIDPNLGKDSEKILRESVEDLELKGLLLHPWEETFAINDKKVYPFMEICEEYGLPVLIETGYPWLSHCFQVASLAEKFPELKFIMSHGGQFDSSGYALTDVDYVMDRHPNLLIETSGDYSDEGIENIPNRLGYDRLLFGSHFPWLNTELEIYRIRRANLSEEARECIFYKNALNLLK; encoded by the coding sequence ATGATTGTTGATTTTCATACATACGTGGGCGAGTCCATGCTGGGCCAGGAGAGCACGGAAGAAGACATCCTGAAGAATATGGAGGAGAATCAGGTGGATGTATCGGTGATCTGCCCGGTCAAGACGATTGATCCTTTCTTCGAACGGCAGAATGAATATATTTCGGACTTGCAGAGGAAGCATTCCGGAAAACTAAAAGGCTTCTGCAGGATCGACCCGAACCTTGGCAAGGATTCTGAGAAGATATTGCGGGAATCGGTGGAGGACCTGGAACTGAAAGGCCTGCTTCTGCACCCCTGGGAAGAGACGTTTGCGATTAATGACAAGAAGGTGTATCCTTTTATGGAGATATGCGAGGAATACGGCCTGCCTGTCTTAATTGAGACAGGGTATCCATGGCTTTCCCACTGCTTCCAGGTGGCCAGCCTTGCGGAAAAATTCCCGGAACTTAAGTTTATCATGTCCCACGGCGGGCAGTTTGACAGCAGCGGCTATGCGCTGACGGATGTCGATTACGTGATGGACCGGCATCCCAACCTGCTGATCGAGACTTCGGGGGATTATTCGGATGAAGGAATAGAGAATATTCCGAACCGCCTTGGATATGACCGGCTGCTGTTCGGGTCTCATTTCCCATGGCTTAACACAGAACTTGAGATCTACCGCATCCGGCGGGCCAATCTATCGGAAGAGGCAAGGGAATGCATCTTCTATAAGAACGCATTGAATCTATTAAAGTAA
- a CDS encoding amidohydrolase family protein — protein MRIIDMHAHVDVCEPLNWYDTAEKLITLMDEAGIEKAVVSAYLNLPGPDMTCGMRLWDSIEPYKERFMMFLRMDPWFGQEAIDFLEDSCRKYPVRGVKLHPAHYTLHPYGELTVRLCRKAGELGLPVLFHCGDEMMCLPLQIGELAAQCPDTVIILAHMGGYAHNRDAIEVAKKYKNIYIDTSEVPLVKEIRWLVDELGAERIFFGTDAPCCDPMVELKKVLLAGLSEEELEKVLYQNAVRVMGLEEIR, from the coding sequence ATGAGAATCATAGATATGCATGCCCATGTGGATGTGTGCGAGCCGCTGAACTGGTATGATACAGCGGAAAAATTGATAACGCTTATGGATGAGGCTGGGATTGAGAAGGCTGTCGTAAGCGCCTATCTGAACCTTCCCGGGCCGGACATGACATGCGGCATGCGGCTGTGGGATTCCATCGAGCCATACAAAGAGCGGTTCATGATGTTTCTGCGGATGGATCCCTGGTTTGGGCAGGAAGCGATCGATTTCCTGGAAGACAGCTGCAGAAAATATCCGGTTCGTGGAGTAAAGTTGCATCCTGCCCATTATACGCTTCATCCATACGGGGAACTTACGGTCCGCCTTTGCAGGAAGGCGGGCGAACTGGGACTGCCGGTGCTGTTCCACTGCGGCGACGAGATGATGTGCCTTCCCCTTCAGATCGGCGAACTGGCGGCCCAATGCCCGGACACCGTCATTATACTGGCGCATATGGGCGGCTACGCCCACAACAGGGATGCCATCGAGGTGGCGAAGAAGTATAAGAACATTTATATAGATACTTCGGAGGTGCCGCTGGTCAAGGAAATAAGATGGCTTGTGGACGAATTGGGAGCAGAGCGTATCTTCTTCGGTACAGACGCGCCGTGCTGCGATCCGATGGTAGAACTTAAAAAGGTACTGCTGGCTGGTCTGTCAGAAGAAGAATTGGAAAAGGTTCTGTATCAGAACGCGGTTCGCGTGATGGGATTGGAGGAAATAAGATGA
- a CDS encoding energy-coupling factor ABC transporter ATP-binding protein, translating to MGDILLDHVSFTYKNGYEAVSDISLSIRQGERVAILGQNGAGKTTTVRMMNNMRRPTKGTVMVGDKNTKDYTTAQISREVGYVFQNPDDQLFHATVQEEVEFGPKTALKLPDEEVQARCRKALEMTGLADAKDENPFSLPLSIRKFVAIAAVIASDPEVYIFDEPTAGQDRVGLLSLDKIIRGLQDLGKTVITITHDIEFAINTFDRIVVMAKKKIIKEGSPKEVFHDEEVLQKAMLKTPYAVRFARELSLGEEITTNEQLIEALARRETEYEL from the coding sequence ATGGGAGATATTTTATTAGACCACGTATCGTTTACATATAAGAACGGGTATGAAGCCGTGTCCGATATTTCTCTTTCTATCAGGCAGGGAGAAAGGGTAGCCATACTTGGCCAGAATGGCGCAGGCAAGACGACTACGGTAAGAATGATGAATAATATGCGCCGCCCCACCAAGGGGACGGTCATGGTAGGCGACAAGAATACGAAGGATTATACGACTGCCCAGATATCCAGAGAGGTCGGGTATGTATTCCAGAATCCGGACGACCAGCTGTTTCATGCGACCGTGCAGGAGGAAGTAGAGTTTGGCCCGAAGACAGCCTTGAAGCTGCCGGATGAGGAAGTACAGGCAAGATGCCGCAAGGCGCTTGAGATGACGGGGCTTGCAGATGCCAAGGATGAGAATCCATTTTCTCTTCCGCTGTCCATAAGGAAATTTGTGGCCATCGCAGCGGTCATTGCTTCTGATCCGGAAGTCTATATCTTTGATGAGCCGACAGCAGGGCAGGACCGCGTGGGGCTTCTGAGCCTGGATAAGATTATCCGCGGCCTGCAGGATCTGGGAAAGACGGTAATCACCATTACGCATGATATTGAATTTGCGATCAATACCTTTGACAGGATTGTCGTAATGGCAAAAAAGAAGATTATCAAGGAAGGATCGCCGAAAGAGGTATTCCATGACGAGGAAGTGCTTCAGAAGGCGATGCTTAAGACGCCGTATGCAGTCAGGTTTGCCAGGGAGCTTTCTCTGGGCGAAGAGATCACAACCAATGAACAACTAATAGAAGCATTAGCAAGGAGAGAAACAGAATATGAATTGTAA
- a CDS encoding carbohydrate kinase family protein: protein MDYVAVGCLGIDNIINTVGIKKLNVFGGNAAFGTAGISIWHDGEVGVVSRKGTDIPQEWIRMLEERGIDTTGIKDVPMRHMMFAGMIYDENGERREVTFNEDEQSGELIAGFPVMTPEMVTMAHEIFAPTVSDIPDSYSDADVFLAARHYDRQLGYAKYFREKNPDGIIVLDTGSDYMKPECIDKLPELFSLVDVVIPSEVEVKGIFGDIPMAEAAERMMQLGARNVVIKIGKRGCLVYVNKEIIFVNAYHSDTVKDPTGAGDSFCGGFLVGYSKTHDLVTAAKYGTVSSSFIIEDFGIEPALHVSREMAEKRLKEVVCYTMEGKE, encoded by the coding sequence ATGGATTATGTAGCTGTTGGCTGCCTCGGTATTGACAATATCATTAATACGGTGGGCATAAAAAAATTAAATGTTTTTGGCGGAAACGCCGCGTTTGGAACTGCAGGAATCTCAATCTGGCACGATGGAGAAGTAGGAGTGGTCTCCAGAAAAGGAACGGACATTCCGCAGGAATGGATCCGGATGCTGGAAGAGCGGGGAATTGACACGACAGGGATCAAAGATGTACCGATGCGTCATATGATGTTTGCGGGAATGATCTACGATGAGAATGGAGAGCGCAGGGAGGTAACCTTTAATGAGGATGAGCAGAGCGGGGAACTGATAGCGGGATTTCCGGTGATGACGCCCGAGATGGTGACGATGGCGCATGAGATATTCGCGCCTACCGTCAGCGACATACCGGACAGTTATTCGGATGCTGACGTCTTCCTGGCAGCGCGCCACTACGACAGGCAGTTAGGCTATGCCAAATACTTCAGAGAGAAGAATCCGGATGGGATCATCGTGCTTGATACAGGAAGCGACTATATGAAGCCGGAATGCATTGACAAATTGCCGGAGCTATTCAGCCTGGTAGATGTAGTCATCCCAAGCGAAGTAGAGGTGAAGGGCATCTTCGGCGATATTCCTATGGCGGAGGCCGCAGAAAGGATGATGCAGCTTGGAGCAAGGAATGTAGTGATCAAGATCGGGAAAAGAGGCTGCCTGGTATATGTAAATAAAGAAATTATATTTGTGAATGCATATCACTCAGATACAGTCAAGGACCCAACAGGAGCTGGAGACAGTTTCTGCGGCGGATTCCTGGTTGGATACAGCAAGACCCATGATCTTGTGACGGCAGCGAAATACGGGACAGTATCTTCTTCCTTTATAATAGAAGATTTTGGGATCGAGCCTGCACTCCATGTAAGCAGAGAGATGGCCGAGAAGCGCCTAAAGGAAGTCGTGTGCTATACCATGGAGGGAAAAGAATGA
- a CDS encoding SIS domain-containing protein: protein MNCKIMPPLLREDSILSEADRALLRNLYEEEGDNTWKVVAGDDPLDERRLKRNSYTYEELLGQPDKIRETLDKEDAAIRKVAGLLGKKKIRQIYMIGCGDSVAALRGVRFFLESLLGIPCKEEDALDFAYYNSGAVNEETLVITLSSSGRTVRVVEALLAARARGAQTLALSNTPDSPLMKAATAGIIIHASRKGWPTQSSTSAMAAVVRLGLELGKTLGIDPEKVDYYEKEFDKIPELMEQAIHMTEEKMKGMAERLYSKKMFFFCGGGPFFTCAEYGSAKVKEATPVYAMPVLLEEFHHYNTLKKGDPLFLIAPPGYSDQRALETIWAGKELGGSIYVLTSDNEEALIQEADEAVILPEAKECFANFVYAVPLQLFGYYLSVEQEKEARKKLGE, encoded by the coding sequence ATGAATTGTAAGATTATGCCGCCATTATTAAGGGAGGATTCCATTCTTAGCGAAGCAGATCGTGCTTTGCTTAGGAATCTTTACGAAGAAGAAGGGGATAATACATGGAAAGTAGTCGCTGGCGATGATCCGCTGGATGAGCGAAGGCTGAAGCGGAATTCCTATACGTATGAGGAATTGCTGGGACAGCCGGATAAGATACGCGAGACGCTAGACAAGGAAGATGCCGCCATCAGGAAGGTGGCAGGGCTTTTGGGAAAGAAGAAGATCCGGCAGATCTATATGATTGGCTGCGGGGATTCGGTAGCGGCGCTTCGTGGCGTCAGGTTCTTCCTGGAGTCGTTGCTGGGCATTCCATGCAAGGAAGAGGACGCATTGGATTTTGCCTATTATAATAGCGGGGCGGTGAATGAAGAGACGCTGGTGATCACGCTGTCTTCCAGCGGCAGGACTGTAAGAGTAGTCGAGGCTCTGCTGGCGGCCAGGGCGCGCGGGGCACAGACGCTTGCGCTGTCGAATACGCCGGACTCTCCGCTTATGAAGGCCGCCACGGCTGGCATCATCATTCATGCGTCAAGAAAAGGCTGGCCTACCCAGTCATCCACATCTGCCATGGCAGCTGTCGTGAGGCTGGGGTTAGAACTGGGGAAAACGCTGGGAATTGATCCGGAGAAAGTGGATTACTATGAGAAGGAGTTTGACAAGATTCCAGAATTGATGGAACAGGCCATTCATATGACGGAAGAAAAGATGAAAGGAATGGCAGAAAGATTATATAGCAAAAAGATGTTCTTTTTCTGCGGCGGCGGTCCATTCTTCACATGTGCGGAATATGGATCCGCAAAAGTCAAGGAAGCGACGCCGGTCTATGCAATGCCGGTCCTGCTGGAAGAATTCCATCACTATAATACCCTGAAGAAGGGCGATCCGCTGTTCCTGATCGCGCCCCCGGGATATTCTGACCAGAGGGCCCTGGAGACCATATGGGCAGGAAAGGAACTGGGAGGAAGCATCTACGTGCTTACGTCAGACAACGAAGAAGCACTGATACAGGAGGCTGACGAAGCGGTAATACTGCCGGAAGCAAAAGAGTGTTTTGCAAACTTCGTATACGCCGTTCCGCTTCAGCTATTCGGATATTACCTTTCCGTCGAGCAGGAAAAAGAAGCAAGGAAAAAATTAGGGGAATAG
- a CDS encoding BtpA/SgcQ family protein, protein MRYTKEPIIIGAVHLPYYGRNNPSQSIAEIEEYVMTNVKVHYDNGIDTVYIQDENLNLGPAMPETIALMASLAKMVKMEMPDIRLGMIMQSHDGEAPIAAATAAGADFVRIKVFAGTMYKAEGIRTGVGETAVQYRAMLNSPVKILADVHDREGIPMPGVPIDMAIDWASHIGADGLILTGHSYQETLRYLKTAQEMELGKPVLVGGSVNEDNIYEILDHCEGAVVSSSLMLKETKPGSLLRWDAEKIKRFADKVRCYRKSR, encoded by the coding sequence ATGAGATATACGAAAGAGCCAATCATTATCGGGGCAGTGCATCTTCCGTACTACGGAAGGAATAACCCGTCCCAGTCGATTGCGGAGATAGAAGAATATGTCATGACCAACGTTAAGGTTCATTATGACAATGGAATCGATACTGTATATATCCAGGATGAAAATCTGAATCTGGGTCCCGCCATGCCGGAGACGATCGCCCTGATGGCCTCTCTCGCCAAGATGGTGAAGATGGAGATGCCGGACATTCGGCTGGGAATGATCATGCAGTCGCATGACGGCGAGGCGCCTATCGCGGCGGCTACGGCTGCGGGGGCAGACTTTGTGCGAATCAAGGTATTTGCGGGAACGATGTATAAGGCGGAAGGAATCCGCACAGGCGTTGGGGAGACGGCAGTGCAGTACCGCGCGATGCTGAACTCTCCGGTGAAGATACTCGCAGACGTGCATGACAGGGAAGGGATTCCCATGCCCGGAGTACCGATAGATATGGCGATTGACTGGGCAAGCCACATAGGCGCGGATGGCCTCATACTTACCGGGCATAGTTATCAGGAGACCTTGCGGTATCTAAAGACAGCGCAAGAGATGGAACTGGGAAAGCCGGTGCTGGTAGGCGGCTCCGTCAACGAAGATAATATATACGAGATACTGGATCATTGCGAAGGCGCGGTGGTAAGCAGTTCCCTGATGCTCAAAGAAACAAAGCCGGGAAGCCTGCTGCGCTGGGATGCAGAGAAAATTAAACGTTTTGCAGACAAGGTAAGATGTTACCGGAAGAGTAGATAG